Within Triticum dicoccoides isolate Atlit2015 ecotype Zavitan chromosome 1B, WEW_v2.0, whole genome shotgun sequence, the genomic segment TCCACGAAAATGAGGAAAATATTACACTATCTGCTAGCATTACATTGCCTAGTGATGAGGAGGAGGAATCGATGAAGTAACTAGCTAGCGAGTAACATTGATCCGTACCAGGGCATGGTGCGTGCATAGCATGGAAGGGCGATTGGTGGAATGGATCAGGACGACGTGTCGCCGCCGAGCTTGGCAAGCAGGGCGGCGACGAGCTGGTGCCGGCGCTCCTCCCGCTCTTCAGCGCGCGCCCTCCACGCGTCCTCGCGCTCCCGCCAGCGGCGCACGAGCGCGAGCCGTTCCTCGCCGAGCGCGACCATGGCGGCGCGCCACTCCTCCTCGCGCGCCCGGCGCTCGGCGTCGCGAGCCTCCGCGGCCTCCATCCACCGCTCCTCCATCTCCatctgccgccgcatgaactcccgcAGCACCGCCTCGACCTCGCCAATCTCGACTCCTCCTCCCGCTGATGCGGTCCTCGCCGGCGCCGCCTTCCTCCTGCGCTTCCTCCCCGCGCCCCTCGTCTCCGCATCGGCCCTGCCCTCCTCCTCGTCGAAcatctccgcctcctcctcgtcgtcctcgccCTCGTCGCCCTCTCCGCCGCCATCGTCGTCCGGATCGCGCCGCGCGGCGGCTTCCTTCCCCTTGACCTTCTTGGCCTCCAATGCGCGCGCCCTCTCGACCCTGGCGTCGAAGATCCTCCTCATCTCGTCGTGGAACGGGAAGCTGCCCCTCGCCGCCGCGCCGGCGTGATGGTATCCGTCCTCCGGCTGCGCATCGCTGGCCGTGCCCTTGAACCTGGTGACGAGGTTCTTCCACTTGGACTTGCACTGGTCGGGGGTCCGCGCGAAGCCGCCCTGCGCGTTGAGGCGCGCGGAGACGGCCTCCCAGAGGGCCTTGTTGCGCTTGGTGGAGAGGAAGGAGTGGTCGAGGTCGGCGCGGATGGCGAGGAAGGCGGCGGTCTCGGCGTGCGACCACTGCGGCAGGCGCTCCCGCTCNNNNNNNNNNNNNNNNNNNNNNNNNNNNNNNNNNNNNNNNNNNNNNNNNNNNNNNNNNNNNNNNNNNNNNNNNNNNNNNNNNNNNNNNNNNNNNNNNNNNNNNNNNNNNNNNNNNNNNNNNNNNNNNNNNNNNNNNNNNNNNNNNNNNNNNNNNNNNNNNNNNNNNNNNNNNNNNNNNNNNNNNNNNNNNNNNNNNNNNNNNNNNNNNNNNNNNNNNNNNNNNNNNNNNNNNNNNNNNNNNNNNNNNNNNNNNNNNNNNNNNNNNNNNNNNNNNNNNNNNNNNNNNNNNNNNNNNNNNNNNNNNNNNNNNNNNNNNNNNNNNNNNNNNNNNNNNNNNNNNNNNNNNNNNNNNNNNNNNNNNNNNNNNNNNNNNNNNNNNNNNNNNNNNNNNNNNNNNNNNNNNNNNNNNNNNNNNNNNNNNNNNNNNNNNNNNNNNNNNNNNNNNNNNNNNNNNNNNNNNNNNNNNNNNNNNNNNNNNNNNNNNNNNNNNNNNNNNNNNNNNNNNNNNNNNNNNNNNNNNNNNNNNNNNNNNNNNNNNNNNNNNNNNNNNNNNNNNNNNNNNNNNNNNNNNNNNNNNNNNNNNNAGGCGGGAGAGGGGGCGGAGGGTGGTAGGGGTGGggcggggaggaggagaggagcgggTGGTAAGGGTTGGAGAAGGCGGTGTTGAGGTGGTGGAAGGGATCCATGGCTTGgccggtggtggcggtggcggtggcggtggacggGAAAGCGGAGCAAAGTGGGggaagatgagagagagagagatggggaagGAATGGAAAGTCAAGAGGGGTCGAGATGGAGAGAGAAAGAGGCGAGGAAATCATCAATCTGTTTCAACGCGGAAACGGCTTGCTTTCCCACTGCTTTTGAATTCAAGATCTGGATCCTCTGCGCCGCCCGCCACGCTGCCTGCAAACCGCGTCTTCTCTTCTCGAAGGCTATGCCCTCTCCACCTACATCAATGCATATCCAGTCCAGAAAACAAAGTGGCACGGAACCAAGAATGAGTTTTGTTGTTTGAACACTACAGACTTGAATGACACGATGTCGTGCAGCATTTTGAAGTGTAACATTGTCACGTCACTGTTATAGTTCTCGACAAGTTTGGTTCCGGAATGAAAACTTTAGGTCTGATCTACGCTGGTTGTATCTAGCAATGATGGTGGTATTCACGTCATCCTCTTGCTGGAGGCATTTCTAGAGTTTGTCCGGATGTGTTCTACTCTATGAAACCCATGAACTACAACATTGTTGAAGCATCTTTTTCTCACCGTCGGCTGATGCTGAGGGTACTACTGCCAGCTTTAGTTCGTTTCAGCAAGAAGTTTGGAGGTCGTGTTTTTTTATCTTGCCTATGTGTCGGTGTTGTCTGTGCGCTTCCTGGTCATGCAGAAGTTGTGTATGTGCTCGTAGTGTTTGTATTTTTTCTTATGAGTCAATCAAAAGTGTTCTTTCCCCAAAAACTAGCATTGAATCCATTTCAACACCATTTCTTTTTATTTTCAATAATGAAGATTGAACCTCCTGATTTATGGGCCTGCACGCAACCATAGTTAGTCCTATTGAGGAAAAGTAAGATAAGAACATTAGCTTACAAATAGAGTACATGACGTAGACAATAATAAGTTAATcttttcttagcaacaaaatagaaATATGTACATTTGAATCTCCGCAACTCTGACCCTTGTTCAATAGAcattgtgtgagtgtgtgtgtgtctatgttgTCGTGTTAACCTTGAACAAATATTTATAACCCACCATACGAAAAGATGATGTCGTgttaaataaattcagaaaaatctTATGATGTCACAACGGATCTTTTGCGTTGACCAGCCATTCCGAGAATTGAGGCGCCCCCCTTCGTTGCGATAATTATGACGCCTCCTCGATCTTTGGGTCTGCTGTCGatctcaaaatcggcagatctcgggtaggggggcccaagctgtatgtctgaggatcaatggtaacaatggacaaagggacacggtgtttacccagattcgggccctcttaaaggaggtaaaaccctacgtcctgcttgattgtattcgatgagtataggggttacaagagttgatctacctcgagatcgtaagggCTAAACCCTAGATTGTCTAGCCTATGAATGTTATGATCCTCTCTCTCCggtctaagccctccggtttatatatacacctgaggggcctagggttgtacatagtcggtttacagagaaaggaaacaatATACCCGGACACTTAATCTTGCCATTCCCGCAAACAGGAGTCCTAACAGGACACGGGAGGTGGccttcttccttcatcttgacagcccatcagtccggcctatATCGAATAGACCGaaagcccgaggaccccttagtccaagactccctgagtagcccctgaacatTCTTCAATGACGACGTGTTTGGCACGCGGATTGCCTTCGACATTGTGAGGCGGGTTCCTCTCCTTGAGCGCCATACATCAGCCTTTCCTTTATAAAAGAACTATATCCAGCTCTGTATAATTAACACAACCCTTAGCTGCGAaggcagaatatataaaaataggcatagtgtctttactgacaactttttctaGCGAAGCGTCACACTTGGCTCTTCAGCATTTTGAACCATTTTCACACTCCTTGTTTCGTGTTTCGAGGTCGAGCCCCCTTGGCCCATCTTCTCAAAACAGAGATTGTGcccacttattacgggattctcatcaatgggaTTTGGGTAACCCATCCGACTACGGCACACGCTCTCATCGGGAATGGGCGAGTTTTAAGGCACAAGTGGGGGGACGGTTGGCATTTCTAATGCCTATAAGAGGGCAAAAGATTCCTCCTTTCTTCCCCACGCCTTCTTCCAGCCTCTGCCTCCCAAtctctcaagctccaacgcccaaaaaAAGTTCTGGTCTTCCTCACCGCCACCACCTTCTCCAGCCATGGTCAGCTCAGGCTCCAAGGGCAAGTGTGAGGCCTCCTCCGCCACGGAGAAGGAAGTGAAGGATCTCCAGAGCGCGGGGTACCTGGCCACAGACATTGCCCACAGGCTCCCCAACGAGGGCCAAATCATCCCCACTCCGGCGCCCGGTGAAATGgttgtgttcctcccccattttcttagagggctagggtttcccactccatcccttcgtacggggcctcatgttctattatgggctagattttcatgatctaaccctgtcatggtgggcgcacgacagatgccatgggaaggctaaagagaggaggaggctcgagggcactggtgggctccagaggcggggttggcatgagcaagcgcgggacgcaagacatacccaggtttggggttctccggagagataatacccttagtcctgccgagtgtggttgatatgcaacagtacaaggttgctccttgagttgtatggaggaagaagggagGCTGGCCAGGGCTTAGGCTGCCCCCTCTTCCCTGGTGCGTTCTACTGATCGGTGGCTGGTTTCCTATGTGCTTACTGTTTCTCTATTCTGCGTCCTTACTTGCTTGCCTGTGTATgcgagggctcctggggggttttatagaccaacccccccaggggtacaatggtaatgttacgagCTCGTGGGTCTGGGTCATCAGCGTCTGAGGGCCCGGACTGGGACCCGTTGggggcctgtggttcgccgggttcccctgggtgcgggccccgcgtgcctagggggactatgcGCCGTCTTGTCAATCGTtatggcgtggccgagtcgagtcgggtaCAGTGGCACCCCGTCAGGTTACCACTTGATGTCATCAACGGTGTTGAcgggagcactgttgccacacagggcctggtcagcgggtaggtgaggggcactgttgccatgctccggctaaccagaggcatgggcggggcactgttgccttggtcatctgtggatgaagactcgtcccatcatacgacctggatgggacgggagctaacCCATGGCTGGGttgcggagcacgccacgggtggagctggcttgttggggaaACCTTAgttgtgccgggttcggctgtcttgtacTGGTTGTCGAGACCGAGTCGAGGTCCCTGGCCGGGTTGGAGAGTTCGCCTGGGTCACAGGGCCTGGCCGGGTCAAGCGACCTGGCCAAGCgcgtgccggcttgaggggcgacgccggccccgttgttttttaaaaggatccgggttcggttgcctgcccggggttcatccccccgacagtagtccttgaagctgtgaaggtccgccgcctTTGGAAgggagggccttcgcagtttcccccttaagcaaggcaaattctgcgagcgccgggtccggcaacacccactgtgtgccggttttttcAGAAACCAGATCGCGGCATCGTGGTGATGGCGGGAATCGAGGAGTAcgtcgaatcttggggcaatcccttgggcttcgcgcgggcgccacgtggtgcccggaagttggaggggcctgacaggccatgcACGCGATGGGATTGAGCGACAGACTGGGGCCCGCCGCCGCACGCCCTTGGCCCACGCGTGTGGATTTACTGCGGTGTCCGGGGGTCGGTTGCTCTTCCCCGTGCAGTTATTGCGCGCTtgcgtgcgcacttattgcggggtagtaggaaaggtgagcgcagatgatcccactcccccacgttcaaACCGATGGCTATAAATTGGGGCGAGGGGGCGACAAACATTATTCTCACTCGCGCTCCCCTGCCTCTTCGCCCTTGCTCTACTTCTTGCAATCGCCGCGCTGCGACGCCCGCCGTTTCGAGCAGAGCTCCGTCatcgtccatcttcttcttctctttcttcttcattgatggcgctgccgtcgggctcttggatgggctcGACTGTCACCGTCGAGGACATCGCCTACCTCCACTCCTCCCGGTGGTTGCGGtgggagacagaggttgccgtgcACCTGCCGCGGGGCGAGCAGAGGCCGCAGCCGCAGGGCACGGAGCACGTGGTCTTCCTCCCTCATTTCGAGCGTGGGTTCGGGCTGCCGGCGAGCCCCTTCTTCTGCTCGGttttggagttcttcgggctccagccccaccatcttggcgccggcgccatcgtccagctctcgagcttcgtcaccctctgcgaggggtacttGGGGGTCAAAcccacgatcgacctctgggcgtgCCTCTTCTCCCTGAAGCAGTAGGGGCCGATGGCCGGGGAGTTCACTGATTGCGGCGCcaccgtcatctcgaagcggtcgagGGCGGACTGCCCCAAGATTCCGCTAGAGGATTCTGCCAAAAAGTGGCAGAATTCCTTCTTCTACGTCTACAACTTGGGTGCGGACCGCATCAACCTTCCGGCCTTTGCCATCGCGCAGCCGCGGGCGAAGATGAACTGGGGCTACTACCCCAGGAACCCGTCGCAGGAGATCCTTAATCTCTGCTAGCGGGTGGCGGTGATGAAGACGCGGGAGGGCCTCACAAGCACCGACCTTATCGCCGCGTTCATCACACGCTGGTTCCTCCCGCTGCAACGGCGCACCTGCCTCATCAGCGAGATGGCCGGTCTCCAGGACCCCAATCGCATGGGGTCGGCGCGCCTGTCAGCGGACCAGATTGCACGCCgggtgaacgacatctccaaggccaaccttggtgaCGACTGGCGGTTTGGCAAGGCGCCGTACAACCAATTGAATCCGGCGCCTCTGGAGTATTTCGTCTTCTCACTTTGCTGATGCGCACCTCCTTGTCCGTCCTGACGTGACGCAGGAGGTGCTTCTGAATGCCATCTGACACCCTTACGCTCGGGCTCCGTCGCAGGTGGCGCAGGCGGTGTTGGAGGAGCCCGCAGCCcacgacggagaggaggaggacgaggtcgaCGTTGGCACTGGGTGTCGCACGGGTAAGTCCTGCCTTGTTGCCTTATCTTTCGTGTTTCTTGAATTGTCGGTGCTGACGCCGATTGCTGATGTAGCGGCGTTAAGcggaggaggcggcgacgcgggcggagccgggtcgtCGCGAGGAGCAGCGTCGATCTGTCCGCACGGGAAGGACAGCGCTGCGCCGCGACCCCGGGCCCcgaagcgcacggcggacccgGTCGGGAGTGCGAGGCCGGCTAAGAGGAAGCGCGGCTCCGGGCGAGAAAGGCCGGCGAGGGCCGCCATCCTGGTCTTGCCGGGGTAAGTTTCTTCTGCCTGCAGCCGAGTAGTCGAGTCGGCTTTGTCTTTCTACTCATTTTGTCTTTTCTTTAGGTCACCAATCGCACTggcgagggcggcggttgatgccgCGGCTGCTGAGGAGGCCGCGTTCCGGAGGAGCCGGTCCGGCCCCGTTGACCAGGATGAGAAGGGGGTCCGGCAGAcccggacctcggcctggacccgtcCAACACCGAAGGCCTGGCCTGGTGGGACAGGAACGGGGCTGAGgcagagctggaggcggcgtcggtccgaGCCTGGACCGACACTGCGACGCCATGGGCGCGAGCCGACGAGGAGCCGGcatggcgcgagatgccggagggcacggtggtggcggcgacggtctttgagccgtcATCAGTGAGGGAGCACGGCCAAGGAGGCTGGGCTGAGATGGTGgtcctcgaccaggaggtcgtggaggtggaggacgacacccCACCGTGGGTGGACCCCTGTCGGGCGGGCGGGGGTCAGCGGAGgcggcggtgacgccgtcttggaggGGGCGCCACGGATGGTGGCACAGGCAACCCCGGCTTCCAAGCCGGTGGTGGTGTCGCCGGCCGTCCTAACGTCTGGGTACTCGGTGacgtcggaggaggtgctggctgCGTCTGGAGCGGACAGCAGGGAGCATGCCCTGGTGCCCCGGCTAGGGGGGCGTCGGGCCGCCATGTCGCAGCCGGCGCGGAGCGGTTGCACCGCGGTTTTCGGGCCCCAGACCCAAgaggaggcggcgatggacgcCGTCAGTCGCTACCTGCGTGGGCGGACGGATTGGCTCGAGGCCTTCACCCAAGCTGAGGTGGGGAGGACGTGGGATCTGGAGCGCGCTGAGCTGGTAAGTTTTTTCCTGTagcttcttctttgtgggggcgcgctagcgcacccactgggtgtagcccccgaggttcgggccaactacgtagaaGTTGGGTCGAATATTTAGAATATTGTCTTTGTTCTGATTGCTGCCTTTTTCAGCAACTCGACGCCTATCGGGTTAGCGCCTTCAACTGCCTCCAGGGAAAATATCGGGAGCTCAAGGAGAAGCTcatcgccaaggaggaggagctccgcgtcgcCCCAGGTATCTTCATGCTCTTTTCTAGTTGGGGCgctctagcgcacccactgggtgtagcccccgagattcgggccaactgtgtaacagttgggccaaatcttaagtcttgctcttcttttttcctttcctgAATCTTCTTTTTTGCAGCCAAGGTGTTGTCCCGGCAGACCCGGCTGCTCCGGGACGGTTATCACTACGACCGTCTTGTCGCCAACACCGACCATCTTGGTGCCGAGGTGGCGTAGGCGAgggcggaggtggcggcggcccGACGGTCGCTCGACGATGCCAACCAGCTGCGGGAGCAGCTGGTGGGCCACAAGAGCcggctcgaggccgaggtggagctcctcaaggcggaggccaccaaggtggtggAGGTGCAGCGGGCCCTGGACGAGGTGGACCAGCAAGGCGGCAGGCTGGTCGATGACAAGGGCCAGCTTCAGGCCAAGGTGGAGTGGATGAAGGGGCAGGTCACCGCGGCGGAGGGAGCCTGGCAGGACGAGGCCCGCTGTCGCGAGGCGTCTAAGAAGGCGACCGAGGACAAGGACGCTGAGCTGAAGACGACCCTTGCCAAGGTGGCCAACTTGGAGAAGGCGCTCCAGGAGCGTGACCGCACCAATGATCGGGAGTGGCGCggtacgttgctcgaagcgcagcacgtggaagaatccttctccagtaagtgcttttcttgAATTTCGCCAGGTTGGGGTCTGGCCTTTTGTCTTTGTTGTCCTTTCTTCTGACTTGCTTTGTTTTTtgacaggggccttcccggagacacATCAGCTGGCGGAGGAGGCCGTCTGCTTCCAGCGCGACCCGCTGGGGGCCGTTGGTTCCGGGATCGATCCGCAGGTGGCGTGGACCTTCCCGGAAATCATGACCGTCGCcgaggcccgcctgcgggtcctTGGTGACCAGATGGGGCGGCTGTCCCAGGCCGGCACGGCGATGACGGCGGCCCTCTGGCCGGGCTCCGTTGCGCCGAGCAGCTTCACCCGTCTGGCGCGCtggttggagatggggccggaccggcttCACGAGTGGTGCGTCTCCGCCGCTCGTGCTGGTGCCGAGATGGCACTCCGGTTTGCGCTGTCTTGGCACCCGGACCTGCAGCTGGACAtgctgatgggccagcgggccggctcggagCAGCAACTGCAGGAGCAGGCCGGCCAGATTGCTTCTTGGGCCAGCTACATCGCCAAGTTCCACCCGGAGCGGGCGGAGGATGGCGGAGTCGTGGCCGGCGACGAGTACGGCCTGGTTCTTCACGACCCGGAGGGCAGCTCTGAGGAGACGAGAGTCTACCGCGATGGGGGTTCCGAGGAGGACACCGGTACCttgctggacccggaggccgccaggagAGAGCCGTCGATGTTGCGACCCGGCGCTGGAGATTCCTGAGATGACTTGGTAGAACttgttaggtagcaggtccacccacccactgggggttgctCGGTGTAATGAACTCTGGCCGTGGGCCTTTAACTATTTATGTAATGtgtatattgttggaaatatgccctagaggcaataataaaatggttattattgtatttccttgttcatgataattgtctattattcatgctatatttgtattgatcgaaaaccgaatacatgtgtgaatacatagaccacaacatgtccctagtgagcctctagttgactagcttgttgatcaacagatggtcatggtttcctagccatggacattggatgtcattgataacgggatcacatcattaggagaatgatgtgatggacaagacccaatcctaagcatagcacaagatcgtgtagttcgtttgctaaagcttttctaatgtcaagtatcatttccttagaccatgagattgtgtaactccctgatatcgtaggagtactttgggtgtaccaaacgtcacaacataactgggtggctataaaggtgcactacaggtatctccgaaagtgtctgttgggttggcacgaatcaagactgagatttgtcactccgtatgacggagaggtatctctggtcccactcggtaatgcatcatcataatgagctcaatgtgactaagtagttagtcatgggatcatgcattacggaacgagtaaagtgacttgccggtaacgagattgaacgaggtattgggataccgacgatcgaatctcaggcaagtaacataccgattgacaaagggaattgcatacgagattgcttgaatccttgacatcatggttcatccgatgagatcatcgtggaacatgtgggagccaacatgggtatccagatcccgctgttggttattgaccggagaacgtctcggtcatgtctgcatgcttcccgaacccgtagggtctacacacttaaggttcggtgatgctagagttgttatgggaaatagtatgtggttagcgaaggttgttcgtagtcccggatgagatcccggacatgacgaggagctccggaatggtctggaggtgaagattggtatattagacgaagggtattggagtccagaattgttccgggggtaacaggtgatgaccagcgtgtccgaaaggggtttcggaggccccgacaagtgttggggggccttatgggccaaagggagagggcacatcagcccactaaggggctgagcgcccctcccaccccatctcacataacctggagaggtgggggcgccacccctagggcagccgcccctcctggcttggggggcaagtttcctagggggtgggggcgcccaaacccatctagggtttcccctgtggccgtcgcccctcccctagggaaccctagggcgcctccccctcctcccttccccctatatatagtgagggagagagagggcagccacacccttcccctggcgcagccctctccctcctccaacacctcctcctcctccgtagtgcttggcgaagccctgccggagaaccacgagctccatcaccatcatgccgtcatgctgtcggagttctccctcaacttctagtCTCCCCTTGAtggataaagaaggag encodes:
- the LOC119302481 gene encoding trihelix transcription factor GT-3b-like yields the protein MDPFHHLNTAFSNPYHPLLSSSPPHPYHPPPPLPPXXXXXXERERLPQWSHAETAAFLAIRADLDHSFLSTKRNKALWEAVSARLNAQGGFARTPDQCKSKWKNLVTRFKGTASDAQPEDGYHHAGAAARGSFPFHDEMRRIFDARVERARALEAKKVKGKEAAARRDPDDDGGGEGDEGEDDEEEAEMFDEEEGRADAETRGAGRKRRRKAAPARTASAGGGVEIGEVEAVLREFMRRQMEMEERWMEAAEARDAERRAREEEWRAAMVALGEERLALVRRWREREDAWRARAEEREERRHQLVAALLAKLGGDTSS